In Gorilla gorilla gorilla isolate KB3781 chromosome 12, NHGRI_mGorGor1-v2.1_pri, whole genome shotgun sequence, the following are encoded in one genomic region:
- the LOC134756741 gene encoding anaphase-promoting complex subunit 1-like: protein MKRRNPTKRNYTKVGKVFIPGLPAPSLTISNTMPRPSTPLDGVCTPKPLSKLLGSLDEVVLLSPVPELRDSSKLHDSLYNEDCTFQQLGTYIHSIRDPVHNRVTLELSNGSMVRITVPEIATSELGMIEKFHL from the exons ATGAAGAGAAGGAATCCAACCAAGAGAAATTATACCAAG GTGGGAAAGGTTTTTATTCCTGGACTGCCAGCTCCCTCTCTGACGATTTCCAACACAATGCCTCGGCCCAGTACTCCACTTGATGGCGTTTGTACTCCAAAGCCTCTTAGTAAACTCCTTGGATCATTGGACGAG GTTGTTCTGTTGTCCCCAGTTCCAGAACTGAGGGATTCTTCAAAACTTCACGATTCTCTCTATAATGAGGATTGTACTTTCCAACAGCTTGGAACTTACATTCATTCTATCAGAGATCCTGTCCATAACAGAGTCACCCTA GAACTGAGTAATGGCTCCATGGTTAGGATCACTGTTCCTGAAATTGCCACCTCTGAGTTAGGTATGATTGAGAAGTTTCATTTATAA